One window of Neptuniibacter halophilus genomic DNA carries:
- a CDS encoding electron transfer flavoprotein subunit beta/FixA family protein encodes MKVLVTVKRVIDYNVKVRVKSDNTDVDLANVKMALNPFCEIAVEEAVRLKEAGTATEVVVVSIGPKACQEQIRTALALGADRGIQIETEDMPESLNVAKLLAKVVAEEQPGLVIMGKQAIDSDNNQTGQMLAALTDMPQGTFASEVKIDGDKVNVTREVDGGLQTVALNLPAIVTTDLRLNEPRYASLPNIMKAKKKPLDVKTPADLGVELKAHSKLLKVTPPAERQAGIKVASVDELVEKLKNEAKVI; translated from the coding sequence ATGAAGGTACTCGTAACAGTTAAACGTGTTATCGACTACAACGTCAAAGTGCGTGTGAAGTCGGACAATACCGATGTGGATCTGGCCAACGTAAAAATGGCCCTGAACCCGTTTTGTGAAATCGCGGTAGAAGAGGCGGTGCGCCTGAAAGAAGCCGGCACGGCCACTGAAGTCGTGGTTGTTTCGATTGGCCCTAAAGCCTGTCAGGAGCAGATCCGTACCGCACTGGCACTGGGTGCCGACCGCGGTATTCAGATCGAGACCGAAGATATGCCTGAGTCCCTCAACGTGGCCAAACTGCTGGCGAAAGTCGTTGCAGAGGAACAGCCGGGTCTGGTGATCATGGGTAAACAGGCGATCGACAGCGATAACAACCAGACCGGCCAGATGCTGGCGGCGCTGACCGATATGCCACAGGGTACCTTTGCTTCTGAAGTGAAGATCGATGGCGACAAAGTGAATGTCACCCGTGAGGTAGACGGCGGTCTGCAGACCGTAGCCCTGAACCTGCCGGCCATCGTGACCACCGACCTGCGCCTCAACGAGCCACGCTATGCCTCTCTGCCAAACATCATGAAGGCGAAGAAGAAGCCGCTGGATGTGAAAACCCCGGCGGATCTGGGTGTTGAGCTGAAAGCGCACAGCAAACTGCTGAAAGTGACGCCGCCGGCGGAACGTCAGGCCGGTATCAAAGTGGCCAGCGTTGATGAGCTGGTCGAAAAACTGAAAAACGAAGCGAAAGTTATTTAA
- a CDS encoding electron transfer flavoprotein subunit alpha/FixB family protein, whose product MAILVIAEHDNSTLKGATLNAVTAATQIGGDVHLLVAGANCAAVADQAAAVAGVSKVLLADNAAYEHQLAENLSKLVAELGRDYSHVLSPATTTGKNFLPRVAALLDVAQISDITAVESENTFQRPIYAGNAIATVESLDPIKVITVRGTAFDPAAAEGGSAAIETVASAHDAGQSSFVGEEMAKSDRPELTAAKVIISGGRGMGNGENFSMLEAIADKLGAAVGASRAAVDAGFVPNDMQVGQTGKIVAPELYIAVGISGAIQHLAGMKDSKIIVAINKDEEAPIFQVADYGLVADLFEAVPELEGKL is encoded by the coding sequence ATGGCTATTCTGGTAATTGCAGAACATGACAACAGCACCCTGAAGGGCGCGACCCTGAATGCGGTGACAGCCGCAACGCAGATTGGCGGTGACGTTCACCTGCTGGTGGCGGGCGCTAACTGCGCTGCAGTAGCGGATCAGGCGGCAGCGGTTGCAGGCGTATCTAAAGTGCTGCTGGCAGACAACGCAGCCTACGAACACCAACTGGCGGAGAACCTCTCCAAACTGGTGGCAGAACTGGGTCGTGACTACAGCCACGTGCTGTCTCCGGCAACCACTACCGGTAAAAACTTCCTGCCGCGCGTTGCCGCATTGCTGGACGTCGCGCAGATCTCCGACATTACGGCGGTGGAATCTGAGAACACCTTCCAGCGTCCGATCTATGCAGGTAACGCGATTGCGACCGTTGAGTCTCTGGACCCGATCAAAGTGATCACCGTGCGTGGCACGGCGTTTGATCCGGCGGCGGCTGAAGGCGGTTCTGCAGCAATCGAAACCGTTGCCAGCGCACACGATGCCGGTCAGTCCAGCTTCGTTGGCGAAGAGATGGCGAAATCGGATCGTCCTGAACTGACCGCAGCGAAAGTGATCATCTCCGGTGGTCGTGGTATGGGTAACGGCGAGAACTTCTCTATGCTGGAAGCGATCGCAGACAAACTGGGCGCTGCGGTAGGTGCCTCCCGTGCAGCGGTGGATGCGGGCTTTGTGCCGAACGATATGCAGGTCGGTCAGACCGGTAAGATCGTTGCGCCTGAACTGTACATTGCGGTGGGTATCTCCGGTGCGATCCAGCATCTGGCAGGTATGAAAGACTCCAAGATCATTGTTGCGATCAACAAAGATGAGGAAGCACCGATCTTCCAGGTGGCCGACTACGGACTGGTAGCAGACCTGTTCGAGGCCGTACCGGAACTGGAAGGTAAACTGTAA
- the ahpC gene encoding alkyl hydroperoxide reductase subunit C — MINTEIKAFNATAFHNGEFIEVSDDDLKGKWSVVFFYPADFTFVCPTELGDLADYYPQLQEMGVEVYSVSTDTHFTHKAWHDTSDTIGKIQFPMVGDPTGLITRNFEVMIEEAGLAERGTFVIDPEGRIQIIEINAGGIGRDAGELVRKIKAAQYVAAHPGEVCPAKWKEGEETLAPSLDLVGKI; from the coding sequence CTGATCAACACTGAAATTAAAGCTTTTAACGCAACTGCATTCCACAACGGTGAATTCATCGAAGTATCCGATGACGATCTGAAAGGTAAATGGTCTGTTGTGTTCTTCTACCCGGCTGACTTCACCTTTGTCTGCCCAACTGAACTGGGTGATCTGGCTGATTACTACCCACAGTTGCAGGAGATGGGTGTCGAGGTTTACTCCGTGTCTACCGATACTCACTTCACCCACAAAGCATGGCACGACACTTCCGATACTATCGGCAAGATTCAGTTCCCGATGGTGGGCGACCCTACTGGTCTGATCACCCGTAACTTTGAGGTGATGATTGAAGAAGCAGGTCTGGCAGAGCGCGGTACTTTCGTCATCGATCCGGAAGGTCGTATCCAGATTATCGAGATCAACGCTGGTGGTATCGGTCGTGATGCAGGCGAACTGGTTCGCAAGATCAAAGCAGCCCAGTACGTAGCAGCTCACCCGGGTGAGGTTTGCCCGGCTAAATGGAAAGAGGGTGAAGAGACCCTGGCTCCTTCGCTGGATCTGGTAGGCAAGATCTAA
- the ahpF gene encoding alkyl hydroperoxide reductase subunit F, with product MLDANLKQQLGTYLQKIINPIEVTVSLNDTAKAQELNTLATEIAAMSDKISLIQGATPSGRQPSMAIGPAGESPRVEFAGIPMGHEFTSLVLALLQAGGHPAKEEEALLNQIKRLDQPLEVETYISLSCQNCPDVVQAFNLMAVLNPNISHRMIDGALFQDEVESRKVMAVPSVYINGELFGQGRMSLTEIVDKLFSGSAEEKAAELSQRETYDVLVVGGGPAGASAAIYSARKGIRTGIVAERFGGQVMDTMAIENFISVKETEGPKLVANLEQHVLSYDVDLVQNQRAAKLRKNDLIEIELENGAVLKSRSVILSTGARWREMNVPGEQEYRGRGVAYCPHCDGPLFKGKSVAVVGGGNSGIEAAIDLAGIVEHVTVLEFADTLRADEVLQRKARSLPNVEIIMNAMTTEVLGNGEKVTGLSYQDRVSGESKQLPLAGIFVQIGLMPNTEWLKGDIELSRHGEIVINERGETSIPGVFAAGDVSTVPYKQIIIAMGSGSTAALSAFDYLIREPVNEAAA from the coding sequence ATGCTTGATGCAAATCTTAAACAACAGCTGGGCACCTACCTTCAGAAGATTATCAATCCGATTGAAGTGACTGTGTCCCTGAATGACACTGCCAAAGCGCAGGAACTGAATACACTGGCGACAGAGATCGCTGCTATGTCGGACAAAATCAGCCTGATTCAGGGGGCGACCCCGTCCGGGCGTCAGCCATCCATGGCCATCGGTCCGGCAGGAGAGTCCCCGAGGGTTGAGTTCGCAGGAATTCCCATGGGGCACGAATTTACTTCGCTGGTACTGGCCCTGCTGCAGGCAGGTGGTCACCCGGCGAAAGAGGAGGAAGCCCTCCTCAATCAGATTAAGCGTCTTGATCAGCCGCTGGAGGTGGAGACCTATATCTCCCTCTCCTGCCAGAACTGTCCTGACGTGGTGCAGGCGTTCAACCTGATGGCGGTACTGAATCCGAATATCAGCCACCGCATGATCGATGGTGCGTTGTTTCAGGATGAGGTCGAGTCGCGCAAGGTTATGGCGGTGCCATCGGTTTATATCAACGGTGAACTGTTTGGTCAGGGCCGTATGAGCCTGACAGAGATTGTGGATAAGCTGTTCAGCGGCTCTGCCGAAGAGAAAGCCGCTGAGCTGAGCCAGCGTGAAACTTACGATGTGCTGGTGGTAGGCGGAGGCCCCGCGGGCGCCTCGGCAGCGATCTACTCCGCACGTAAGGGTATCCGTACCGGTATTGTGGCTGAGCGTTTTGGTGGTCAGGTGATGGATACCATGGCGATCGAGAATTTTATCTCGGTTAAGGAAACAGAAGGCCCGAAACTGGTGGCCAATCTGGAGCAGCACGTCCTTAGCTACGACGTCGATCTGGTGCAGAACCAGCGTGCAGCGAAGCTGCGTAAAAATGATCTGATCGAGATTGAGCTGGAAAACGGTGCGGTACTGAAGAGCCGCTCGGTGATCCTTTCTACCGGTGCCCGCTGGCGCGAGATGAACGTGCCGGGCGAGCAGGAGTACCGTGGCCGTGGTGTGGCGTACTGCCCGCACTGTGATGGCCCACTGTTTAAAGGTAAATCGGTGGCGGTGGTTGGCGGGGGTAACTCCGGAATTGAAGCCGCGATTGATCTGGCCGGTATTGTTGAGCACGTCACCGTACTTGAGTTTGCCGACACTCTGCGTGCAGATGAAGTGTTGCAGCGCAAGGCCCGCTCTCTGCCGAACGTAGAGATCATTATGAATGCGATGACCACCGAGGTTCTGGGTAACGGCGAGAAGGTAACCGGCCTCAGCTATCAGGATCGGGTCAGCGGTGAGAGTAAACAGCTTCCGCTGGCGGGGATCTTCGTGCAGATCGGCCTGATGCCGAATACCGAGTGGCTGAAAGGTGATATAGAGCTGAGCCGTCATGGCGAGATCGTGATTAATGAGCGTGGTGAAACGTCTATTCCCGGTGTGTTTGCGGCGGGTGATGTCAGCACGGTGCCTTATAAGCAGATCATTATCGCGATGGGTTCAGGATCGACTGCAGCGCTGAGTGCATTCGATTACCTGATTCGTGAACCGGTCAATGAGGCCGCTGCCTGA
- a CDS encoding CBS domain-containing protein yields MLKVKDIMQRVPALSPEMGLQRAVDKIAESGLLGLPVTDQEQTLVGYLSEQDCLEKLLTESYHCDSHITVADIMNPSPLQVSEDLTVFALAQLMGSGKPKLYPVTRENRLQGLVSRGAVVMSLSRSLDACKVF; encoded by the coding sequence ATGTTAAAGGTTAAAGACATTATGCAGCGGGTTCCGGCCCTCAGCCCGGAGATGGGGCTGCAGCGCGCTGTGGATAAAATCGCCGAATCCGGGTTGCTCGGCCTGCCGGTGACGGATCAGGAGCAGACGCTGGTGGGGTACCTGTCTGAACAGGATTGTCTGGAGAAACTGCTGACCGAGAGTTACCACTGCGACAGCCACATTACCGTAGCCGATATTATGAACCCCAGTCCGTTACAGGTTTCCGAAGACCTGACGGTATTTGCTCTGGCCCAGTTGATGGGGAGCGGTAAGCCAAAACTGTATCCGGTGACGCGGGAAAATCGACTGCAGGGGCTGGTCAGCCGGGGGGCGGTGGTGATGAGCCTCTCCCGCTCCCTTGATGCCTGTAAAGTGTTTTAA
- a CDS encoding diguanylate cyclase — MPFPPIKILLSALLTLLLLSQPVQAQLMLTDEEKAWLAQNPEIRVGESPAFQPLFVQQPDGSISGILPDTFDLIGEMLGVRFRYVADDWPAVLNALRDKRIDLIGSMNRETAVQQGFSSVTAPINFSSVVFARKSRDFQLYSSADLSGLRVAYHSKRLYLGRYLNQQHPRLTPIPADTPEAAINSLLNGTADVVLGMNIDSYLLAHNGLQNIEPAFVLHELSADSVIGVHPDNSLLAGIMQKAVAEIGYERSAAIMQKWAWLPENKVRLDNLTAEEKSYLQQHPVLRVQSLSTFPPFNFVENDQAKGYTVDYLNLVGEMLGVHVEFVKGKEWHEYLDMLREGSLDLIPHIAVTEEREQFIAFSRFNHIEYTSGVALNRNAGIETAADLEDKVVAVANKTFLHSYLSQHYPQFNLLLTGSTAEAVAAVSAGRADAVVGSLPALNYYIQKDWLSNIYIATVADLNMPRVTKLPMGVSQNNPVLLSILEKANEAIPHTQISVLKQKWMRNNFDQIMNAELTTMEQAYLQSRGPLQVCIDPDWLPLEGMVAGQPQGMSADYMNHFSLFTGAALNYVETGSWRESLAAGLEGRCDIYPLIMRTEEREATLSFSRPYLEIPLVLVTGIDQSFINDLHTLPEGRIGVTASFAVRQQLEANFPQLEFIGVEHARDGLRRVSEGELFGFAEALPVAGYWIQKQYLGDLKVSGKFEESWSLGLAVDREQPILHSIFDKAIQHLSPEIHQQIQSRWVAINYQHGVDYSLIWKLGLGFAVVALFLLYRNRAVAQLNLKLEMANQAISAQQRMVDRYVLITTFDRQGNITSANHAFCNALGYTPHELLGCELKALLSPQPEGDLFSEIWQRVREVHAWSGELCCLSSSGEDVFLDIHLEAVLEDNRVVAYRAICDNVSDKKRIEELSVTDKLTGLYNRLKIDEILAEQLERHHRYGNYFSVLLLDVDNFKAVNDQYGHDVGDLVLKTLAQVMQGTVRKVDVVGRWGGEEFVVICENTPASNALLLAEKLRQRVAETEFAEVGHKTISIGVSELQQGDTLNALFKRADQALYRAKRSGKNRVVAAESELDRRDQA; from the coding sequence ATGCCCTTTCCTCCGATTAAAATCCTGCTGTCTGCATTGCTGACATTGCTGTTGCTGAGCCAACCGGTGCAGGCGCAGTTGATGCTGACCGACGAGGAAAAGGCCTGGCTGGCGCAAAACCCTGAGATCCGGGTTGGTGAAAGCCCGGCGTTCCAGCCGTTATTTGTGCAGCAGCCGGACGGCAGTATCAGCGGTATTCTGCCGGATACATTTGATCTGATTGGCGAAATGCTGGGGGTTCGGTTTCGCTATGTGGCCGATGACTGGCCCGCAGTGCTTAATGCCCTGCGTGATAAACGGATAGACCTGATCGGGTCGATGAACCGGGAGACCGCAGTACAGCAGGGCTTCAGCAGCGTTACTGCACCGATCAACTTTTCCAGTGTCGTGTTTGCCCGCAAGTCCCGTGATTTTCAGCTTTACTCTTCCGCCGATCTGAGCGGTTTACGGGTGGCTTACCACAGTAAACGTCTCTACCTCGGACGCTATCTGAATCAGCAGCATCCACGGCTGACGCCTATACCCGCAGACACCCCCGAAGCGGCGATTAACAGCCTGCTGAACGGTACGGCGGATGTGGTACTGGGCATGAATATCGACAGTTATCTGCTGGCGCATAACGGTTTGCAGAATATTGAACCGGCCTTTGTACTGCATGAACTGTCAGCCGACAGTGTGATCGGCGTGCATCCGGATAACTCGCTGCTGGCGGGGATTATGCAGAAAGCGGTGGCCGAGATCGGTTATGAACGCAGTGCCGCTATTATGCAAAAATGGGCCTGGCTGCCTGAGAACAAAGTGCGTCTGGATAATCTGACGGCTGAAGAAAAAAGCTATCTGCAGCAGCATCCGGTGCTGCGGGTACAGAGCCTGAGCACCTTTCCACCGTTTAACTTTGTTGAAAATGATCAGGCCAAAGGCTACACCGTGGACTACCTGAATCTTGTCGGGGAGATGCTCGGGGTTCACGTGGAGTTTGTGAAGGGCAAGGAGTGGCATGAGTATCTGGATATGCTGCGCGAGGGCTCGCTGGATCTGATCCCGCATATTGCGGTCACTGAGGAGCGCGAGCAGTTTATCGCCTTCAGCCGGTTCAACCATATTGAATATACCTCCGGCGTTGCGCTTAATCGTAACGCGGGCATTGAAACGGCGGCTGACCTGGAAGACAAGGTGGTGGCCGTAGCCAATAAAACCTTTCTTCACAGCTATCTGAGCCAGCACTATCCGCAGTTTAACCTGCTGCTTACCGGCTCCACAGCCGAAGCGGTTGCGGCGGTATCGGCCGGACGCGCCGATGCGGTTGTCGGCAGCCTGCCGGCGCTGAACTATTACATTCAGAAAGACTGGCTGAGCAATATCTACATTGCCACGGTTGCTGATCTGAACATGCCCAGAGTGACCAAATTGCCGATGGGTGTATCGCAGAACAACCCGGTGCTCCTGTCGATTCTGGAAAAAGCCAACGAGGCGATTCCCCACACACAGATCTCGGTGCTGAAGCAGAAGTGGATGCGGAATAATTTTGACCAGATTATGAATGCCGAACTGACGACAATGGAACAGGCGTACCTGCAAAGTCGTGGCCCTTTGCAGGTGTGTATCGATCCGGACTGGCTGCCGCTGGAGGGGATGGTTGCCGGTCAGCCTCAGGGGATGTCGGCGGATTATATGAATCACTTCAGCCTTTTTACCGGTGCCGCGCTGAACTATGTCGAGACCGGCTCCTGGCGCGAGAGTCTTGCCGCCGGCCTCGAAGGGCGTTGTGATATCTACCCGCTGATTATGCGTACTGAGGAGCGTGAGGCGACCCTCAGCTTCTCCAGACCCTATCTCGAAATACCGCTGGTGCTGGTGACCGGAATCGACCAGAGCTTTATCAACGATCTGCATACTCTGCCCGAAGGGCGTATCGGGGTGACGGCCAGTTTTGCCGTTCGCCAGCAGCTCGAAGCGAACTTTCCGCAGTTGGAGTTTATCGGGGTCGAGCACGCACGGGACGGATTGCGCCGGGTCAGTGAGGGTGAACTGTTTGGTTTTGCTGAAGCGTTGCCGGTGGCAGGCTACTGGATTCAGAAACAGTATCTGGGTGACCTGAAAGTATCCGGTAAATTTGAAGAGAGCTGGTCACTGGGGCTGGCGGTAGATCGCGAGCAGCCGATACTCCACAGCATTTTCGACAAAGCCATCCAGCACCTCAGCCCGGAGATCCATCAACAGATTCAGAGCCGCTGGGTGGCGATCAACTACCAGCATGGGGTGGATTACAGCCTGATCTGGAAACTGGGGCTGGGATTTGCCGTGGTTGCGCTGTTCCTGCTCTACCGTAACCGGGCGGTGGCCCAGCTCAACCTGAAGCTGGAAATGGCCAATCAGGCCATCAGCGCGCAGCAGCGGATGGTCGATCGTTATGTCCTGATCACCACCTTCGACCGGCAGGGAAACATCACCAGCGCTAACCATGCGTTCTGCAATGCCTTAGGGTACACGCCGCACGAACTGCTGGGTTGTGAGCTGAAAGCGCTACTCAGCCCTCAGCCTGAGGGTGATCTGTTCAGCGAAATCTGGCAGCGTGTGCGTGAGGTCCACGCCTGGTCGGGTGAGCTTTGCTGCCTCAGCAGCAGCGGCGAAGACGTTTTTCTCGATATACATCTGGAAGCGGTGCTGGAAGATAACCGCGTGGTTGCTTACCGCGCTATCTGTGACAACGTCAGTGATAAAAAACGGATTGAAGAACTGTCTGTCACTGACAAACTGACCGGGTTGTATAACCGTCTGAAGATCGATGAGATTCTGGCGGAGCAACTGGAACGGCACCATCGCTACGGTAATTATTTCTCCGTGCTGTTACTGGATGTGGATAACTTTAAGGCGGTGAACGATCAATATGGCCATGATGTCGGTGATCTGGTGCTGAAAACACTGGCTCAGGTGATGCAGGGTACGGTGCGTAAAGTCGATGTTGTCGGCCGCTGGGGTGGTGAAGAGTTCGTGGTGATCTGTGAGAACACCCCGGCCAGCAATGCACTGTTACTGGCAGAAAAGTTGCGGCAGCGCGTTGCTGAAACCGAATTTGCCGAAGTGGGGCATAAAACCATCAGTATCGGCGTCAGTGAATTGCAGCAGGGTGATACCCTGAATGCGTTGTTCAAGCGGGCAGATCAGGCGTTATACCGGGCTAAACGCAGCGGTAAAAACCGCGTGGTTGCAGCAGAATCGGAGCTGGACCGAAGGGATCAGGCCTGA